From one Salinibacterium hongtaonis genomic stretch:
- a CDS encoding polysaccharide biosynthesis protein, which translates to MPQLGESAVSEGYSGGPHSRIWAKYLLDAASWGVALAAAAVLRFDFDPLLVNWSALAVLWVGAAAIQFLAGWIFHLYRGRHPYGSFDEITSVLWTVLFQVVTLGITVAVFGILWDIPRRVVFLAALIVFVLMCGTRYLKRAMAERSIAPQDGAQRALVYGAGYLGGNIIRRMRTDALSAFIPVGIIDDDPNKRRVWLHGIRVLGSRNDLVDLAQSTGATVLVIAIGRADAAALRSISDAATAAGLRTMVLPSLREILEGHSRLRDLRDISIEDLIGRQPVDTQIESIADYIQGKRVLVTGAGGSIGSELCRQITRFHPAELMMLDRDETGLQAAQISIAGHGLLDTKDVVLADIRDRGALQRIFDERRPEVVFHAAALKHLPMLEQYPAEAWKTNVLGTVNVLQASMSVGVSTFVNISTDKAANPTSVLGHSKRVAEKLTAWAAETTGKKYVSVRFGNVIGSRGSMLPTFTSLIKAGGPLTVTHPDATRFFMTIPEACQLVVQAGGIGRPSEVLILDMGEPVRILDVAERMIEMSGKDIDIVFTGLRPGEKIHEELIGVNESDERPIHPKISHASVNVLSPDRLDQAEWEARCRSHDFDTMEIGVAQALLKAVEEVPADE; encoded by the coding sequence GTGCCGCAGCTGGGGGAATCGGCAGTGTCGGAGGGGTATTCCGGTGGGCCTCACTCGAGGATCTGGGCGAAGTATCTTCTCGATGCAGCCTCATGGGGTGTCGCGTTGGCTGCGGCTGCCGTGCTTCGTTTCGACTTCGACCCGCTTCTGGTGAACTGGTCGGCTCTCGCCGTCTTGTGGGTTGGCGCTGCGGCAATTCAGTTTTTGGCTGGTTGGATCTTCCACCTTTACCGAGGGCGCCATCCTTATGGCAGCTTCGACGAAATCACTTCCGTGCTCTGGACCGTGCTGTTTCAAGTCGTGACGCTGGGCATAACGGTTGCGGTGTTCGGCATCCTCTGGGATATCCCTCGCAGAGTTGTCTTCTTGGCCGCCCTGATTGTTTTCGTGCTGATGTGCGGCACTCGGTACCTGAAGCGGGCGATGGCGGAGCGCAGCATCGCTCCGCAGGATGGTGCCCAGCGCGCGCTGGTCTACGGGGCCGGCTATCTGGGCGGAAATATCATTCGTCGTATGCGCACTGATGCGCTGTCTGCTTTCATACCGGTGGGCATCATCGATGACGACCCCAACAAGCGGCGAGTGTGGTTGCACGGTATTCGGGTGTTGGGTTCGCGAAACGACTTGGTCGATCTTGCGCAGTCGACAGGGGCGACGGTGCTCGTCATCGCGATTGGCCGTGCGGATGCCGCGGCCCTGCGATCCATTAGTGATGCGGCCACCGCTGCAGGCCTGCGCACCATGGTGCTTCCTTCGCTGCGGGAAATCCTGGAGGGGCATTCGCGTCTGCGCGACCTGCGCGACATTTCCATCGAAGATCTCATCGGTCGGCAGCCGGTCGACACGCAGATCGAGTCCATCGCTGATTACATCCAGGGCAAGCGGGTACTGGTCACGGGCGCGGGCGGGTCAATCGGGTCAGAGCTGTGTCGACAGATCACCAGGTTCCATCCCGCTGAGCTGATGATGCTCGACCGAGACGAGACGGGTCTGCAGGCTGCCCAGATTTCGATCGCCGGCCACGGTTTGCTTGATACCAAAGACGTTGTGCTTGCTGACATCCGTGACCGCGGGGCGTTGCAGCGAATCTTCGACGAGCGTCGTCCTGAGGTCGTGTTTCATGCTGCTGCTCTCAAGCATCTGCCGATGCTCGAGCAGTATCCGGCTGAGGCCTGGAAGACCAATGTCTTGGGCACCGTCAACGTCTTGCAGGCCTCCATGAGTGTAGGCGTCTCGACATTCGTCAATATTTCTACTGACAAGGCTGCGAACCCGACGAGTGTGCTGGGGCATTCTAAGCGCGTTGCGGAGAAGCTCACTGCGTGGGCTGCTGAGACGACCGGCAAGAAATACGTCTCTGTGCGTTTCGGTAACGTCATCGGCAGCCGTGGCTCGATGCTTCCGACATTCACTTCCCTCATCAAAGCGGGTGGCCCGCTGACCGTGACTCATCCTGATGCCACCCGATTTTTCATGACGATTCCCGAGGCCTGCCAACTGGTAGTTCAGGCGGGCGGCATTGGTCGGCCGTCCGAAGTCCTCATCCTCGATATGGGAGAACCGGTACGCATTCTTGATGTGGCCGAGCGCATGATCGAAATGTCTGGCAAGGACATCGACATCGTCTTCACTGGGCTGCGCCCGGGGGAGAAGATTCATGAGGAGCTCATCGGAGTGAACGAATCCGATGAGAGGCCGATTCACCCCAAGATCTCCCATGCCTCAGTGAACGTGCTGTCACCCGACCGTCTGGATCAGGCGGAGTGGGAGGCTCGCTGCCGATCGCACGACTTTGACACGATGGAAATCGGAGTCGCGCAAGCCCTCCTGAAAGCAGTGGAGGAAGTCCCAGCTGATGAGTGA
- a CDS encoding sugar transferase, producing MTSGILKPYDTIKRFADVLTAGISLVLLSPILLVVAILVRAKLGSPVIFSQPRPGKHGRVFMLYKFRTMANVDAASGLISDAQRLTTFGRRLRSTSLDELPTLVNVLRGDMSIVGPRPLLVQYLGRYSEEQARRHEVRPGITGLAQVNGRNALSWDQKFELDVAYVDARSPLLDISILGKTVTSVLTRDGISQAGHVTAREFMGRLDDGAKE from the coding sequence GTGACGAGTGGAATCCTGAAGCCTTACGACACAATCAAACGCTTCGCGGATGTGCTGACCGCAGGGATTTCACTTGTTCTTCTCTCTCCGATCCTTCTCGTTGTAGCGATACTCGTAAGGGCAAAGCTGGGAAGCCCTGTGATCTTTTCCCAGCCAAGGCCCGGGAAACATGGCCGGGTATTCATGCTTTACAAGTTTCGAACGATGGCAAACGTCGACGCGGCTTCAGGACTGATTAGTGATGCGCAGCGCTTGACAACGTTCGGGCGACGACTTCGTTCTACAAGTCTTGATGAGCTGCCGACCCTGGTAAACGTGCTCAGGGGCGACATGAGCATCGTGGGGCCGCGGCCGCTACTCGTGCAGTATCTCGGCAGATATTCCGAGGAACAGGCACGTCGTCACGAAGTGCGCCCGGGGATCACAGGGTTGGCGCAGGTGAACGGTCGCAACGCCTTGAGCTGGGATCAGAAGTTTGAACTTGACGTCGCCTACGTGGACGCTCGGTCGCCGCTGCTCGACATCAGCATCCTCGGGAAAACAGTCACATCCGTGCTTACTCGGGATGGGATAAGCCAGGCTGGGCACGTCACGGCCCGTGAATTCATGGGCCGCTTGGATGACGGGGCAAAAGAGTGA
- a CDS encoding O-antigen polymerase, which translates to MMPNWAWGLCLVLLLTAITFAVNRYNKRAIAVAAFHNVIWGGAIALLGTGLIDYKEASVASWLTLSVGLVAFNVGAVLANFSSRSHRIDTGARADLSEGFSGRTEIVTRPMLAVLTAVYFAAFTIYLVLIEQRFGIATLFTDPVVIRGASDPTYLEGIPLPVRVLLYIGPFLIAIFGYKEAVRNPLPIWLRLSAVALIAVSMFALLQRTNLFVGLLLLAAVLVTKPHKKASGLAEPAAGVQARENLNSAKRKGKLRLGAGVALIGVVGFVAFQAIGGALGKEGGQALSTGAVSSTLERSGLTEPFIYYTGGVAAFLQLVDSTNYEWPPDEFEGAILVGDYNPQTWGARTFSPILKVIPGIQRWNEINPFIDTAVWTNVFTSLEPFYRDFRALGVAFGSTAVGFVIAWAYMRRFKSPRAFWLQAVLVSTLPFATFAFKLNDTLTLVCLFLVLVLTLTLSPRVRGYLQRTRVDDRTEPNEAN; encoded by the coding sequence ATGATGCCTAACTGGGCGTGGGGATTGTGCCTTGTATTGCTACTGACGGCAATCACGTTCGCGGTGAATCGATACAACAAGCGCGCAATAGCCGTAGCCGCATTCCACAACGTAATTTGGGGTGGTGCGATTGCGCTACTCGGAACAGGCCTGATCGACTACAAGGAAGCAAGTGTCGCATCCTGGCTCACGCTGTCAGTGGGTTTGGTGGCGTTTAATGTGGGAGCCGTACTGGCTAATTTTTCCTCGAGATCTCATCGAATTGACACCGGCGCGAGGGCCGATTTGAGCGAGGGATTTTCGGGCAGAACCGAGATAGTTACTAGACCGATGCTCGCGGTTCTGACGGCAGTGTATTTCGCGGCCTTCACGATTTACCTTGTGCTGATCGAGCAACGGTTCGGAATCGCGACGTTGTTCACTGACCCGGTCGTAATCAGGGGTGCGAGCGACCCCACCTACTTGGAAGGAATACCTCTTCCTGTTCGAGTCCTTCTTTACATAGGTCCTTTCCTCATTGCGATCTTTGGCTACAAAGAGGCCGTTCGGAATCCGTTGCCCATTTGGCTACGGCTTTCTGCGGTGGCACTTATCGCGGTGAGTATGTTTGCCCTACTGCAGCGAACGAACCTTTTCGTCGGGCTCCTTCTGCTCGCGGCCGTATTGGTTACAAAACCGCACAAAAAGGCGTCCGGATTGGCGGAGCCCGCTGCGGGCGTTCAAGCTCGCGAAAACTTGAACAGCGCCAAGCGAAAAGGCAAGTTGCGCTTGGGCGCAGGGGTGGCACTGATCGGGGTAGTCGGATTCGTTGCGTTTCAGGCAATCGGCGGTGCATTAGGCAAGGAAGGCGGACAAGCTCTGTCTACGGGCGCGGTCTCGTCGACTCTCGAACGAAGCGGCTTAACGGAGCCGTTCATCTACTACACGGGCGGGGTGGCGGCCTTTCTGCAGCTCGTAGACTCGACAAACTACGAATGGCCGCCGGATGAGTTCGAAGGTGCCATCCTCGTCGGGGATTACAACCCGCAGACCTGGGGAGCTCGGACATTTTCGCCAATTTTGAAGGTGATACCTGGAATTCAGCGCTGGAACGAGATCAACCCATTCATAGACACCGCTGTTTGGACAAACGTTTTCACGTCGCTCGAGCCGTTCTATAGGGACTTCCGTGCGCTCGGGGTTGCTTTCGGTTCTACCGCAGTGGGTTTCGTCATCGCGTGGGCCTATATGCGACGGTTCAAATCTCCCCGTGCTTTCTGGCTTCAAGCCGTGCTTGTCTCCACGCTTCCCTTTGCGACCTTCGCCTTCAAACTCAACGACACACTGACCCTTGTGTGTTTGTTCCTGGTACTGGTGCTCACCCTGACACTATCGCCGCGTGTCAGGGGCTATCTTCAGCGCACCCGCGTCGATGACCGGACTGAGCCTAATGAGGCGAATTAG
- a CDS encoding DegT/DnrJ/EryC1/StrS family aminotransferase has protein sequence MSDRIYMSSPDVGELEEQYVVAAMRSGWIAPLGPDVDAFESELAARVGVEHAVALSSGTAALHLGLLGLGVKPGDVVLTSSMTFAATANAIVYTGAQPFFIDCELSTGNMDPELLRQALQQLAARGERAAAIVPVDLLGKAVNYTEILAIAAEFGVPVLSDAAESLGASHDGRAAGSFGRASIVSFNGNKIMTTSGGGMLLTNDADLASHTRYLATQARQPVTHYEHIDIGYNYRMSNLLAALGRAQLTRLDEMIARRKIVREHYRLLFGDVNGVELFGGDNDSDDNFWLSSIVIDSSVTGWSSADLASALLEDSIESRPLWKPMHLQPVFAGAPSVVNGSSQSLFETGLTLPSGSALSVSEIDRVLRRISQFLGTPA, from the coding sequence ATGAGTGACCGGATCTACATGTCGTCGCCAGACGTTGGGGAGCTAGAGGAACAGTATGTCGTCGCGGCGATGCGGTCCGGATGGATCGCCCCGCTTGGCCCCGATGTCGACGCGTTCGAGTCCGAATTGGCGGCCCGCGTTGGAGTCGAGCATGCGGTTGCATTGAGCTCCGGCACTGCGGCGCTTCACCTCGGTCTGTTAGGCCTTGGCGTCAAGCCCGGCGATGTTGTGCTCACGTCGAGCATGACGTTCGCCGCGACCGCCAACGCGATCGTTTACACGGGTGCACAGCCTTTCTTCATCGACTGCGAATTGTCGACGGGCAACATGGATCCCGAGTTGCTGCGGCAGGCGTTGCAGCAACTTGCCGCGCGGGGTGAGCGTGCGGCGGCAATTGTTCCGGTCGATTTGCTGGGCAAGGCCGTCAACTACACCGAGATTCTTGCCATTGCTGCGGAGTTCGGGGTTCCCGTCCTGTCTGACGCCGCGGAATCTCTGGGTGCCAGCCACGACGGTCGCGCTGCAGGATCGTTCGGGCGCGCCTCGATCGTGTCGTTCAACGGCAACAAGATCATGACGACGTCCGGTGGCGGGATGCTCCTGACCAATGACGCCGACCTTGCGTCGCACACCCGGTACCTGGCGACCCAGGCGCGTCAGCCGGTGACCCACTACGAACACATCGACATCGGTTACAACTACCGGATGAGCAACCTTCTGGCGGCGCTCGGGCGTGCTCAGCTAACTCGCCTCGATGAGATGATCGCCCGACGCAAGATTGTGCGTGAGCACTACCGCCTGCTTTTCGGTGATGTCAACGGGGTCGAACTATTCGGCGGCGATAACGACTCGGATGACAACTTCTGGCTGAGTTCGATCGTGATCGACTCCTCCGTGACGGGCTGGAGTTCCGCCGATCTGGCCTCAGCCTTGCTCGAAGACAGTATCGAGAGCAGGCCGCTCTGGAAGCCGATGCACCTCCAGCCGGTCTTCGCCGGAGCTCCATCTGTGGTCAACGGATCATCGCAGTCGCTGTTCGAGACGGGGCTAACGCTGCCGAGCGGTTCGGCGCTCTCTGTCTCGGAGATTGACCGCGTGTTGCGCCGAATCAGCCAGTTCCTGGGAACGCCAGCGTGA
- a CDS encoding cadherin-like beta sandwich domain-containing protein: MTRTHTRRALALALSLTLGAGLVVATGPTAVAIPLEPTLSSLTTSIGDLDATFDPAVTNYAMTVANTATYFSFTPTAGDPSATITTWNGDAEAVTPSGTPTTPSWLRVGANIMTATVAVPGGGPSVQYTLTVTKLPAPPPAYDLSLSSLAVSQGSLSPAFDSATTSYSVDVPYETTTLDFMLGSVPAGNGLTLSATMPVDAMTVRLAASGTLAWITVTAPDSTSRTYWVTITRGPAPTADVDLANLELSVGTLTPAFDPSITNYTATVPYAVRSMQITATASTSGHTLTLLNTPMTDGAPTTVPLNFDPMGNGFGINVTAANGVSKGYNVTITRDQPSSNANLTSLSLSNAALSPAFSNAETDYAVTVPYLTTSTTVTAVAADATAILRINGTDTASGVASSPIALRIGANSIVVEPTAEDGVTTTRRTIVVTREAPDLDLASLTVAGGTLSPAFDAATTAYTLALPYPVTSVDVAATSVESDWTLRIQGVETGASTIATPIGASTITVRVTALHGEFRDYTIAVTREAPSTNAILSGISLSGGTLAPSFSTGVHNYAASVGYLTKEITIGAGVADATASVTINGTAATSATLALGVGANTVTIVTTAQDGITTSTTTVVITRQAAPLPDVDIALGFTAGDAAAGAPFTINGANLLPGSAATVTMHSTPVVLARGTVLADGTIVLSARIPAGAGAGAHRLVFEGTAVDGTAVTSTAWFTVLANGRIGAVSLTGPVAYAEPAAVRALPVTGADAAAPAIVGTAGVAFGALLLMLGGALRRRARA; encoded by the coding sequence ATGACCCGAACTCATACTCGCCGAGCGCTCGCGCTTGCGCTCTCCCTCACGCTGGGGGCCGGATTGGTCGTCGCGACCGGACCCACCGCCGTGGCCATCCCCCTCGAGCCCACTCTCAGCAGCCTGACCACATCGATCGGCGATCTCGACGCCACCTTCGATCCGGCCGTCACGAACTACGCCATGACGGTCGCCAACACCGCCACCTACTTTTCATTCACTCCTACGGCGGGTGACCCCTCCGCCACGATCACGACCTGGAACGGCGACGCGGAGGCCGTCACCCCCAGCGGCACCCCGACGACGCCGTCGTGGCTACGGGTCGGCGCCAACATCATGACCGCGACGGTCGCGGTGCCGGGCGGCGGACCAAGCGTGCAGTACACGCTCACCGTGACGAAGCTCCCCGCGCCGCCCCCCGCCTACGATCTGAGCCTCAGCAGCCTCGCAGTCTCGCAGGGAAGCCTCAGCCCCGCCTTCGACTCCGCGACCACGTCGTACTCGGTCGATGTGCCGTATGAGACCACAACCCTGGACTTCATGCTTGGCTCGGTACCTGCCGGAAACGGGCTCACACTGAGCGCCACAATGCCTGTCGACGCCATGACCGTAAGACTTGCCGCATCCGGCACGCTCGCATGGATCACCGTCACGGCCCCCGACAGCACCTCCCGAACGTATTGGGTCACCATCACGCGCGGCCCGGCCCCCACCGCCGACGTCGATCTCGCGAACCTCGAGCTCTCAGTAGGCACGCTCACCCCTGCCTTCGACCCCTCCATCACGAACTACACGGCGACGGTTCCCTACGCCGTGCGGTCGATGCAGATCACCGCGACAGCATCGACGAGCGGTCACACCCTCACACTCCTCAATACCCCCATGACCGACGGTGCGCCCACGACGGTGCCCCTCAATTTCGACCCCATGGGCAACGGCTTCGGCATCAACGTCACGGCAGCCAACGGCGTGAGCAAGGGCTACAACGTCACGATCACGCGCGACCAGCCCTCGAGCAACGCCAACCTGACGAGCCTCTCGCTGTCGAACGCCGCCCTCTCACCCGCGTTCTCCAATGCGGAGACCGACTACGCAGTAACGGTGCCCTACCTCACGACATCGACGACCGTCACCGCAGTGGCGGCGGATGCTACGGCGATCCTTCGCATCAACGGCACCGACACCGCATCCGGCGTCGCCTCGTCGCCGATCGCGCTGAGGATCGGCGCCAACTCGATCGTCGTCGAGCCCACCGCAGAAGACGGCGTGACGACAACGAGGCGCACGATCGTCGTCACGCGCGAGGCGCCTGACCTCGACCTCGCCTCGCTCACGGTTGCCGGCGGCACCCTCTCGCCAGCGTTCGACGCCGCCACCACGGCGTATACCCTGGCGCTGCCGTACCCCGTGACCTCAGTCGACGTCGCGGCGACCTCAGTCGAGTCGGACTGGACGCTGCGCATCCAGGGCGTCGAGACAGGTGCCAGCACGATCGCCACACCCATCGGCGCGAGCACGATCACCGTTCGCGTGACCGCCCTGCACGGAGAGTTCCGTGACTACACGATCGCCGTAACGCGCGAGGCGCCATCGACCAATGCGATCCTGAGCGGCATCAGCCTCTCGGGCGGCACCCTCGCTCCGTCGTTCTCGACCGGCGTGCACAACTACGCCGCCAGCGTCGGCTACCTCACCAAGGAGATCACCATAGGAGCCGGTGTCGCGGATGCGACAGCGAGCGTGACGATCAACGGCACGGCAGCGACATCCGCCACCCTTGCGCTCGGAGTCGGGGCGAACACCGTCACGATCGTGACGACCGCCCAGGATGGGATCACGACGAGCACAACAACCGTGGTCATCACCCGCCAGGCAGCACCTCTGCCCGACGTCGACATCGCCCTCGGCTTCACGGCCGGTGACGCCGCGGCTGGTGCGCCATTTACCATCAACGGAGCAAACCTGTTGCCCGGCAGCGCCGCGACCGTGACCATGCACTCGACTCCGGTCGTGCTCGCACGCGGCACCGTACTGGCCGACGGCACGATCGTTCTGAGCGCCCGCATTCCCGCGGGTGCTGGAGCCGGCGCCCACAGGCTCGTGTTCGAGGGCACCGCCGTCGACGGCACCGCCGTGACCTCGACCGCATGGTTCACAGTGCTGGCGAACGGCAGGATCGGCGCGGTGTCACTCACCGGGCCCGTCGCCTACGCCGAGCCGGCCGCGGTTCGCGCCTTACCCGTCACGGGAGCAGATGCGGCAGCGCCGGCAATAGTGGGCACGGCCGGGGTAGCGTTCGGCGCACTCCTGCTGATGCTGGGTGGGGCGCTGCGCCGAAGGGCTCGCGCTTAA
- a CDS encoding glycosyltransferase family 4 protein, whose protein sequence is MTSDASIRLLDGFPEFLATRGWDVHVVSSRGDLLDRLASTKLVTTHPLEMAREPAPLSDIAALVRWIRLLRKVRPDVMSVGTPKAGLLGGVAGVLTRTPSRVYLLRGLRLETVFGAKRRVLKFLEKVASASAHKVLAVSDSLRAEFLKLEIASEDKVVVLGAGSSNGVDVGAFSPNRFTESNLSALRSELGLTPGVPVVGFVGRLNLDKGLDVLVDARRQVIAQGTNFQLLIVGGIDSPNPEEDVAFLSEAGNLVCQTGHVEDPAIYYGLVDVLCLPTRREGFPNVVLEAAAMGIPTVTTSATGAVDSVVEGVTGLIVPVGSAHSLAEGLTKLIRDPERRKAMGEAARARTVEFYSRNNVWDLYAEFYDDLITSAKGA, encoded by the coding sequence GTGACATCCGACGCATCCATCCGTCTCCTCGACGGTTTCCCTGAGTTCCTGGCCACACGAGGCTGGGACGTTCATGTGGTGAGTTCCAGAGGCGATCTCCTCGATCGACTTGCGTCGACGAAACTTGTGACGACACACCCACTTGAAATGGCCCGTGAACCCGCCCCGCTGTCTGACATCGCGGCGCTCGTCCGATGGATCAGGCTCCTACGGAAGGTTCGACCTGACGTCATGTCGGTGGGAACTCCAAAAGCGGGTCTGCTTGGCGGTGTCGCCGGGGTGCTAACTCGCACGCCTTCACGGGTCTACCTGCTCCGGGGTCTGAGGCTCGAAACAGTCTTTGGCGCGAAGCGCAGGGTGCTTAAGTTCCTTGAAAAAGTGGCGTCGGCTTCGGCGCACAAAGTTCTCGCAGTGAGCGATTCGCTGAGAGCCGAATTCCTGAAACTCGAAATCGCATCCGAAGACAAGGTCGTCGTGCTCGGCGCAGGGAGCTCCAATGGCGTCGATGTCGGCGCCTTTAGTCCAAACCGATTCACTGAATCGAACCTGTCTGCGTTGCGATCCGAGCTAGGCCTGACGCCAGGCGTGCCCGTCGTGGGTTTTGTTGGAAGACTTAACCTCGACAAGGGGCTGGATGTCTTGGTCGATGCGCGACGCCAGGTAATCGCTCAAGGAACCAATTTCCAATTGCTCATAGTTGGTGGAATTGATAGCCCCAACCCCGAGGAAGATGTTGCATTCCTCAGTGAGGCGGGGAACCTGGTATGTCAGACGGGGCATGTCGAGGATCCGGCGATCTACTACGGTCTGGTGGACGTTCTATGTCTCCCGACTCGTCGCGAAGGCTTCCCGAATGTCGTACTTGAGGCTGCTGCCATGGGGATTCCTACCGTCACGACGAGTGCCACAGGGGCCGTCGATTCTGTCGTTGAAGGCGTTACCGGTCTAATTGTTCCGGTCGGGTCAGCCCATAGTTTGGCCGAAGGGCTGACAAAGTTGATTCGCGACCCAGAGCGTCGCAAAGCAATGGGAGAAGCGGCACGAGCGAGGACCGTGGAGTTTTATTCGCGAAACAATGTTTGGGATCTCTACGCTGAATTTTATGATGATCTCATCACGTCGGCCAAAGGCGCATGA
- a CDS encoding acetyltransferase codes for MSIDLVVVGAGGFGRELLDVVDEVNRRFDSPEFNVLGVIDSGPSQTNLRRLQLRGVPYLGTEDEWLDEPRSAQFVIGVGDPGARRAIDERFTKAAHRAATIVHPGALLGSSLTIGEGVVICGGVHVSTNVTLGRHVHLNPNTTVGHDSGLSDFVSVNPAAVISGDVTVGEGALIGAGAVVLQGLTVGAGSVVGAAACVTRDVPSNQTVKGVPAR; via the coding sequence GTGAGCATCGATCTTGTTGTGGTCGGCGCTGGCGGTTTTGGGCGGGAACTACTCGACGTTGTCGACGAGGTGAATCGTCGTTTCGATTCTCCCGAGTTCAACGTTCTAGGTGTAATCGACAGCGGTCCGAGTCAAACAAATTTGCGGCGGCTCCAGCTAAGGGGAGTGCCTTATCTCGGAACCGAAGACGAGTGGCTCGATGAACCAAGGAGCGCTCAATTCGTGATCGGCGTCGGAGATCCCGGTGCGCGGCGAGCCATCGATGAGCGCTTCACCAAAGCCGCGCACCGCGCTGCAACCATCGTCCATCCGGGCGCGTTGCTCGGATCAAGTTTGACTATTGGCGAGGGCGTCGTCATATGTGGTGGCGTGCACGTCTCCACCAATGTGACACTCGGCCGACATGTTCACCTCAACCCGAACACAACCGTCGGCCACGACAGCGGTCTTTCGGACTTTGTATCCGTCAACCCCGCAGCGGTGATTTCGGGAGATGTGACGGTTGGTGAGGGCGCCCTCATCGGAGCAGGCGCCGTTGTGCTACAAGGACTAACGGTCGGCGCCGGAAGCGTAGTAGGGGCTGCGGCGTGTGTAACTCGAGACGTGCCCTCGAATCAAACTGTTAAGGGCGTGCCTGCTCGATGA
- a CDS encoding NAD-dependent epimerase/dehydratase family protein, whose translation MRVLITGGAGFIGSNLTRYFNDNAPDVEIRIIDDLSTGRLDNLDGLRAEFTEGSILDYELLSGLSEGVDSIVHLAAIGSVPRSVKAPRPTHAANITGTLNVLEAARERGVEHVVVASSSSVYGSNPSLPKSEFDWTRPMSPYGVSKHATEGYAIAYGFSYGMKTLAFRFFNVFGPGQPADHDYAAVIPKFLDAALSGRELIVHGDGLQSRDFTYVDTVCAAILEAVQRRVSSLDPINLAFGTNTTLLELIEQLELTLNSPLSVEHVDRRVGDVRASQSDGVRIREIFPNVQPLPLAEGLERTANWFKQKRGVL comes from the coding sequence ATGAGAGTTCTAATTACGGGCGGTGCGGGTTTCATAGGTTCCAACCTCACTCGCTATTTCAACGACAACGCTCCTGACGTTGAAATCCGAATCATCGATGATCTCAGTACGGGCCGGTTGGACAACCTCGACGGTCTCCGGGCCGAGTTCACTGAAGGCTCGATTCTCGACTACGAGCTGCTTTCGGGTCTGAGTGAAGGAGTGGATTCGATCGTTCATCTGGCCGCGATCGGCAGCGTTCCGAGGTCAGTGAAAGCGCCACGCCCCACCCACGCGGCCAACATAACGGGAACTTTGAACGTTCTCGAAGCCGCTCGAGAACGTGGAGTTGAGCACGTCGTGGTGGCTTCGTCGAGCTCTGTATATGGGAGCAACCCCTCTCTTCCGAAGTCCGAGTTCGATTGGACTCGTCCCATGAGCCCCTATGGAGTGAGCAAGCACGCCACGGAGGGGTATGCAATCGCCTACGGTTTCTCATACGGGATGAAGACGCTGGCTTTTCGGTTCTTCAATGTATTTGGGCCGGGACAACCTGCAGATCATGATTACGCAGCGGTCATACCTAAGTTCCTCGACGCTGCCTTGAGCGGCCGTGAACTCATCGTGCACGGGGATGGTCTGCAGTCGCGTGACTTCACCTACGTGGATACGGTCTGCGCGGCAATCCTCGAAGCAGTGCAGCGTCGAGTGAGTTCGCTCGACCCCATCAACCTGGCGTTTGGCACCAACACCACCCTTCTCGAACTTATCGAGCAACTTGAACTCACGCTGAACAGTCCACTGAGCGTGGAGCATGTAGATAGGCGGGTCGGCGACGTGCGCGCGTCCCAGTCCGACGGCGTCCGCATCCGAGAGATCTTTCCCAATGTTCAGCCGCTCCCGCTCGCCGAGGGCCTTGAACGCACAGCAAACTGGTTTAAGCAAAAGCGCGGGGTGCTGTGA